From the genome of Lentilactobacillus buchneri, one region includes:
- a CDS encoding UDP-N-acetylglucosamine 1-carboxyvinyltransferase yields MSKLIINGGKRLSGEISIGGAKNSTVALIPAAILADTPVRFDSVPDILDVHNLMLILKSMNVSSEFKGDVLTIDPTNIVEAPLPSKAIKSLRASYYFMGALLGRFQRATVSFPGGDNIGPRPIDQHIKAFKALGAEVSEHDGTVTIKTGPDGLHGAQIFLDIVSVGATINTILASVKAPGTTVIGNAAKEPEIIDIATFLNNMGANIRGAGTDVIRIEGVPTLQARNTHTIIPDRIEAGTYLSLAAAVGDGILITNIIPEHLEAFVAKLEEMGCDLTVYEDSIYVGPSHDLKPIRIKVMPYPGFATDLQQPLTPLLFKAKGRSVIIDTIYPKRIKHITELNKLGGKVKSEDTDEGIIVVDNSPKLMGAKVQAGEIRAGASLVIAGLMADGTTEICHADNILRGYGNIVDKLRGVGADVKLEVEERVN; encoded by the coding sequence ATGAGTAAACTAATCATAAATGGAGGGAAACGGCTGTCCGGAGAGATATCGATCGGCGGTGCTAAAAACAGCACGGTTGCGCTTATCCCTGCTGCCATATTAGCGGATACCCCCGTTAGGTTCGACTCGGTCCCAGACATTTTAGATGTTCACAACTTAATGTTAATTTTAAAATCGATGAACGTTTCGTCTGAGTTCAAAGGCGATGTCCTAACAATTGATCCGACCAATATTGTCGAGGCACCACTGCCAAGCAAGGCGATTAAAAGCTTGCGGGCCTCCTACTACTTTATGGGCGCTCTGTTAGGTCGTTTTCAGCGTGCTACCGTTAGTTTTCCCGGTGGCGATAATATCGGGCCGCGGCCAATTGACCAGCATATCAAGGCATTTAAGGCTTTAGGAGCTGAAGTCAGTGAACACGATGGGACAGTGACCATTAAGACCGGCCCGGATGGCCTGCATGGTGCCCAGATTTTCTTAGACATCGTTTCTGTGGGTGCGACTATCAATACAATTTTGGCGTCGGTCAAGGCGCCTGGAACCACCGTTATTGGCAACGCGGCTAAGGAACCTGAAATTATTGACATTGCGACATTCTTGAACAACATGGGTGCCAATATTCGTGGTGCCGGGACCGATGTCATTCGAATTGAAGGCGTGCCAACCCTTCAGGCTCGTAATACTCATACAATTATTCCTGATCGAATCGAAGCCGGCACTTATTTGTCACTCGCTGCAGCTGTGGGGGATGGGATTTTAATCACCAACATCATCCCCGAACATTTGGAAGCTTTTGTCGCCAAATTAGAAGAGATGGGCTGCGACTTAACGGTTTATGAGGACAGCATTTATGTCGGACCATCACATGACTTGAAGCCAATCCGAATTAAGGTGATGCCTTATCCTGGGTTTGCCACTGATCTTCAGCAGCCATTGACGCCGCTATTATTTAAGGCAAAGGGGCGCAGTGTGATCATTGACACCATTTATCCCAAACGGATTAAGCACATTACAGAACTGAATAAATTGGGCGGTAAAGTCAAATCAGAGGATACCGATGAAGGCATCATTGTAGTTGATAACTCCCCCAAGCTAATGGGTGCCAAAGTTCAGGCAGGTGAAATCCGTGCCGGCGCGTCGTTAGTGATTGCCGGGCTGATGGCGGATGGCACCACGGAAATCTGCCATGCCGACAACATCCTCCGCGGCTATGGAAACATCGTTGATAAGCTGCGGGGTGTGGGTGCCGACGTTAAATTAGAAGTTGAAGAAAGAGTCAATTGA
- a CDS encoding UDP-N-acetylmuramoyl-tripeptide--D-alanyl-D-alanine ligase → MKMTIGEVAQAINANTENFDKAMLDESLTGVCFDSRKIQAGQLFVPLVAEHDGHDYIDNAIAGGASATLWASDHADRLPLTIPALVVDDPLTAFQQLSKYYLDKINPRVIAVTGSNGKTTTKDMIAAILSSTFNVTKTQDNFNNEIGLPYTILQMESNTEFLVAEMGMDRPGQLDFLSKLARPDVAVITMIGEAHIEFFGTRDKIADAKMEITHGLKADGFFVYDGDEPLLTERAQQVDESVIKATFGRKDSNDVFAIDSKDGQYQTQFHVNLWPEIDFTIPMIGDYNVNNALAAISVGRIFRIHPQMMADKLAKFDLTKNRTQWLSGSKGERILSDVYNSNPTAAKEVLTAFKNTTTKGRRIAVLGDMLELGTQSKAMHASLADALDPASIPVVYLIGADMDALYEKLKPVYAPENLHYYQADQLDELTSDLQAELSADDEVLLKASHGLHLENVVAKLVK, encoded by the coding sequence ATGAAAATGACGATTGGCGAAGTTGCTCAAGCAATTAATGCCAACACTGAAAATTTTGACAAAGCAATGCTGGACGAATCTTTGACCGGGGTGTGCTTTGACAGCCGGAAGATTCAAGCTGGTCAACTGTTTGTTCCGCTGGTTGCAGAACATGACGGCCACGATTACATCGACAATGCAATTGCGGGCGGCGCCTCAGCTACCCTTTGGGCCAGTGACCACGCGGATCGCTTACCACTAACAATTCCGGCACTGGTTGTTGACGATCCACTGACAGCATTTCAACAGCTCAGCAAATATTATCTTGATAAGATTAATCCACGCGTCATTGCCGTCACCGGAAGCAACGGCAAGACGACCACCAAAGATATGATCGCCGCAATTTTATCCAGTACGTTTAATGTCACCAAAACCCAGGACAATTTTAATAATGAGATTGGCCTGCCTTATACGATTCTGCAGATGGAATCCAATACCGAGTTTTTAGTGGCGGAAATGGGGATGGATCGACCCGGGCAACTAGATTTTCTATCCAAACTGGCTCGGCCCGATGTAGCCGTTATTACCATGATTGGTGAAGCCCATATTGAGTTCTTTGGCACCCGTGATAAGATTGCCGACGCCAAAATGGAGATCACTCATGGTCTGAAAGCTGACGGCTTCTTCGTCTATGACGGCGACGAGCCGCTGCTCACAGAGCGTGCCCAACAAGTGGATGAGAGTGTGATCAAAGCGACTTTTGGCAGAAAAGACAGCAATGATGTTTTTGCCATCGACTCCAAAGATGGTCAGTATCAGACGCAATTTCACGTCAATTTGTGGCCGGAGATTGATTTTACGATTCCGATGATCGGTGATTATAACGTCAACAATGCCCTGGCGGCCATTTCGGTTGGCCGAATTTTCCGAATCCATCCGCAGATGATGGCTGACAAGTTGGCTAAATTTGATCTGACTAAGAATCGGACCCAGTGGTTGAGTGGTTCAAAGGGCGAGCGAATTTTAAGTGACGTCTATAATTCTAACCCCACCGCCGCTAAAGAAGTGTTGACCGCTTTTAAGAACACGACAACCAAGGGGCGACGGATTGCTGTTTTAGGCGACATGTTGGAGCTTGGGACTCAATCAAAAGCGATGCACGCTTCGCTAGCGGATGCCCTGGATCCGGCCTCCATTCCGGTGGTGTACCTGATTGGCGCCGATATGGACGCCTTATATGAGAAACTCAAGCCGGTCTATGCCCCAGAGAATCTCCACTATTACCAAGCTGATCAGCTTGATGAATTGACCTCTGATCTTCAAGCCGAATTGAGCGCTGACGATGAGGTCTTGTTGAAGGCCAGTCACGGTCTGCATTTGGAAAATGTTGTTGCCAAACTGGTTAAATAA
- a CDS encoding class A sortase, with translation MRKGLLKKILINVVFVLLIIVALGMIFNRPIKNELIKSYQPKITRQTVAKTERRQKAQTKRHKQNVSYDFKKVKSLDFQTAARARMNTNAIEVIGEILLPKSHIHLPIGLGVANNTLALAAGTMRPDQQMGKGNYPLAGHHMVNRHVLFGPLYFKTQVGDRIYLSNMTKVYQYKVYQRKFIAATRVDVVRQTKRPIVTLITCDATGAGRLMIRGKLQKSYRISHATPKLKRALLGPVNN, from the coding sequence ATGAGAAAAGGACTTCTCAAGAAAATATTGATTAACGTGGTTTTTGTGTTGTTGATAATTGTCGCTTTGGGGATGATTTTTAATCGGCCAATCAAAAATGAATTGATCAAATCTTATCAGCCAAAAATCACCCGCCAGACCGTTGCCAAAACTGAACGGCGGCAAAAAGCACAAACTAAGCGTCACAAGCAAAATGTCAGTTATGATTTTAAAAAAGTCAAATCCCTTGATTTTCAAACTGCTGCTCGGGCGCGGATGAACACCAACGCCATTGAAGTTATCGGCGAAATTCTCCTGCCCAAATCACATATTCATTTGCCAATTGGGTTGGGAGTGGCTAATAATACCTTGGCGCTAGCTGCCGGGACCATGCGGCCTGACCAGCAGATGGGCAAGGGCAACTATCCGTTGGCAGGGCACCACATGGTTAACCGCCACGTTTTATTTGGCCCGCTGTACTTCAAAACCCAAGTTGGTGATCGGATCTATCTCAGTAATATGACCAAAGTCTATCAATACAAGGTTTACCAGCGCAAGTTTATCGCAGCGACCCGGGTTGACGTTGTCCGCCAAACCAAGCGGCCGATTGTCACGTTGATCACCTGTGACGCGACCGGCGCGGGACGCTTGATGATTCGCGGTAAACTCCAAAAAAGTTATCGAATCAGTCATGCGACACCAAAATTAAAACGAGCCTTATTGGGACCCGTCAATAATTAA
- a CDS encoding DEAD/DEAH box helicase, which yields MKFSELGLSDHLLTAINNSGFEEATPIQGETIPMVLKGEDVIGQAQTGTGKTAAFGLPILQKIDFDNPNVQALIISPTRELAIQTQEEIYRLGKDEKAKVQVVYGGADIRRQINALKGHPQIVVGTPGRILDHIRRHTLKLEHVKTLVLDEADEMLNMGFLDDIEDIITQTPKERQTLLFSATMPAQIKRVGVQFMRDPHQVTIKAKELTTDLIDQYYVRVKEYEKFDTMTRFFDVQDPEVTIVFCRTKRRVDEVSKGLQARGYKAAGLHGDLTQARRTQIMQEFKAAKIDILVATDVAARGIDISGVTHVYNYDIPQDPDGYVHRVGRTGRAGKHGVSITFATPNEMDYLREIEKLTKVRMLPLKPPTIQEAFVGQLNSAESDIADLIKKTNTDKYEKMADKLLDEYEATDLVAALLNDVTRDNVKVKITPERPLPHHGHGHGGHRNDRRGGGHGGHYKGSKSHRNGDRNNGSRNRGHYEGSNDRKHSDRRSSSNKKRRFTIKNS from the coding sequence TTGAAGTTTAGTGAATTAGGATTATCAGACCACTTATTAACTGCGATTAATAACAGTGGGTTTGAAGAAGCTACGCCAATCCAGGGCGAAACCATCCCAATGGTTCTTAAAGGTGAGGATGTTATCGGTCAAGCTCAAACTGGAACTGGAAAAACTGCCGCATTTGGTTTACCAATCTTACAGAAGATTGATTTTGACAATCCAAATGTCCAAGCTCTGATCATTTCACCAACTCGGGAGCTGGCAATCCAGACACAAGAAGAAATCTATCGATTAGGAAAAGATGAAAAAGCTAAGGTTCAAGTTGTTTATGGTGGTGCAGATATTCGCCGTCAAATCAACGCCTTAAAGGGTCATCCACAGATTGTGGTTGGAACTCCGGGCCGAATTCTTGATCATATTAGACGCCATACTTTAAAGTTAGAGCACGTTAAGACATTAGTGTTGGATGAAGCTGATGAGATGTTGAACATGGGATTTTTAGACGATATTGAAGATATCATCACACAAACCCCAAAGGAACGTCAAACTTTGCTTTTCTCAGCAACGATGCCTGCCCAAATCAAACGGGTTGGGGTTCAGTTTATGCGTGACCCTCATCAAGTAACGATTAAGGCTAAAGAATTAACCACTGATTTAATTGATCAGTACTATGTTCGGGTAAAAGAATACGAAAAATTTGACACCATGACCCGTTTCTTTGACGTTCAGGATCCAGAAGTCACCATTGTCTTCTGTCGGACTAAGCGTCGGGTTGATGAAGTCTCCAAAGGACTCCAGGCCCGTGGCTACAAGGCTGCCGGTCTTCACGGAGATCTGACTCAGGCTCGTCGGACTCAGATCATGCAGGAATTCAAAGCTGCCAAGATTGATATCTTAGTTGCCACTGATGTTGCTGCCCGTGGAATTGATATTTCAGGTGTGACCCACGTTTATAACTACGATATTCCTCAAGATCCTGATGGCTACGTCCATCGTGTTGGTCGTACCGGCCGTGCCGGTAAGCATGGGGTTTCAATTACCTTTGCAACGCCTAATGAAATGGATTATCTTCGAGAAATCGAAAAGTTGACCAAGGTGCGTATGCTGCCTTTGAAGCCACCAACAATTCAAGAAGCCTTTGTTGGTCAATTGAATTCTGCTGAATCAGATATTGCCGACTTAATTAAGAAGACGAATACTGACAAGTATGAGAAGATGGCTGACAAGCTGCTCGACGAGTATGAAGCAACTGATTTGGTTGCTGCTCTGCTCAACGACGTTACTCGCGACAACGTTAAGGTTAAGATTACCCCTGAACGCCCATTACCACATCATGGTCATGGACACGGTGGTCATCGCAACGATCGTCGTGGTGGCGGTCATGGTGGTCATTACAAGGGCTCAAAGAGTCATCGTAATGGCGACCGGAATAATGGCAGCCGAAATCGGGGCCATTATGAAGGCAGTAACGACCGTAAGCATTCTGACAGACGGTCATCAAGCAATAAGAAACGCCGTTTTACCATTAAAAATAGTTAA
- the acpS gene encoding holo-ACP synthase: MIAGIGIDVTDIRRIVAAVERNQHFTERILTADEMKQLAELSDKRRYEYISGRFSAKEAYSKAFGSGLGSKVRFQDLCIVNNEEGKPFFSKQPFDGNAFVSISHTDDIVVTQVILENRG; this comes from the coding sequence ATGATTGCAGGAATTGGGATTGATGTTACCGATATTAGAAGAATTGTCGCTGCCGTGGAACGGAATCAGCATTTCACAGAGCGTATTTTAACAGCAGATGAAATGAAACAATTGGCTGAATTGTCTGATAAGCGCCGTTATGAATATATCTCCGGTCGTTTTTCGGCCAAAGAAGCCTATTCGAAGGCCTTTGGTTCCGGCCTTGGATCGAAAGTGAGATTTCAGGATCTTTGTATTGTTAATAACGAGGAGGGCAAACCCTTCTTTTCGAAACAACCATTTGATGGGAACGCCTTTGTGTCGATTTCTCACACCGATGACATTGTCGTTACTCAAGTTATTTTAGAGAATCGGGGTTAG
- a CDS encoding multidrug efflux MFS transporter, with translation MLTKQVGPNSWRRNLAVLWFGTFMAGIGFSEVMPFLSLYVDSLGHFTHNELSLYSGLAFAASYLVTAIASPLWGKLADRTGRKLMLVRASAGMAIVFILMGLVTNVWQLIGLRLLQGVFSGYISNANALIATQVPKRKSGQALGTLVTGNVSGALLGPLLGGTLASFFSYRVTFFITGALFVGVFLVTTLMVHEDFKPVAKSKMLNTRGVIGELANSKLVLGMFVTTMIIQAANNSIVPILALYVRQIMNNSPATTFYSGIVAAVPGIATLAAAPMLGRLGDRIGADRVLLVGFLLAIVVYVPMAFVTNVWQLIGLRFLIGVANASMLPAVQSILAKNTPPHVTGRVFSWNQSFQAMGNVAGPMIGSVVSTSFDYAGVFISTAVLVVINLTLVFNNTRGMRRARKQRIE, from the coding sequence TTGTTAACAAAACAAGTTGGTCCAAACTCCTGGCGGCGCAATTTAGCCGTTCTCTGGTTTGGAACCTTCATGGCCGGAATCGGCTTCAGCGAAGTGATGCCATTTCTGTCTCTATACGTTGATTCGCTGGGGCATTTCACCCATAACGAATTGAGCCTCTACAGTGGATTGGCCTTTGCGGCCAGTTACCTAGTGACCGCGATTGCTTCGCCACTGTGGGGAAAATTGGCTGATCGAACCGGCCGAAAATTGATGTTGGTCCGAGCATCCGCCGGAATGGCCATTGTCTTCATTTTGATGGGATTGGTCACCAACGTCTGGCAATTAATTGGCCTTCGGCTCCTGCAGGGTGTCTTTTCCGGATACATCAGCAATGCCAACGCCCTGATTGCCACCCAGGTGCCGAAACGCAAAAGCGGCCAGGCCCTCGGCACTTTGGTAACCGGTAACGTGTCCGGTGCCCTGCTCGGCCCGCTGTTAGGCGGAACTTTGGCCTCATTCTTCAGCTATCGGGTCACATTCTTTATTACCGGCGCCCTGTTTGTCGGTGTCTTCCTGGTAACGACGTTGATGGTCCACGAAGATTTCAAACCAGTCGCCAAGTCGAAAATGCTCAACACGCGTGGCGTAATTGGTGAACTGGCCAATTCAAAGCTGGTACTTGGGATGTTTGTTACCACCATGATTATTCAAGCGGCTAACAACTCCATCGTTCCAATTTTAGCATTATATGTCCGCCAAATCATGAATAATAGCCCGGCGACCACCTTCTATAGCGGAATTGTCGCTGCGGTCCCCGGCATTGCCACCTTGGCAGCTGCTCCGATGTTGGGACGGCTGGGCGATCGGATTGGTGCTGATCGCGTCTTGCTGGTCGGTTTTCTGCTGGCAATCGTTGTCTACGTTCCAATGGCATTTGTCACTAACGTCTGGCAATTGATTGGTCTTCGGTTCCTGATCGGCGTCGCCAACGCGTCAATGTTACCCGCTGTCCAGTCGATTCTGGCTAAGAACACCCCACCTCACGTTACCGGCCGTGTGTTTAGCTGGAACCAGTCTTTCCAAGCGATGGGCAACGTGGCTGGTCCAATGATTGGATCAGTCGTCTCGACCTCATTTGATTACGCAGGTGTTTTCATTTCAACTGCCGTCCTGGTAGTCATTAACCTCACCTTAGTATTCAACAATACGCGGGGAATGCGCCGAGCACGCAAACAACGGATTGAATAA
- a CDS encoding type B 50S ribosomal protein L31, giving the protein MKKGIHPAYQQVVFQDSSTGFKFISGSTKTSDETIKMDDGKTYPLIRVEISSDSHPFYTGKQKFNQVDGAVDRFNKKYGLTDNK; this is encoded by the coding sequence ATGAAAAAAGGAATTCATCCAGCATATCAACAAGTTGTATTTCAAGATTCATCTACAGGTTTCAAGTTCATCTCAGGATCAACTAAAACCTCTGACGAAACGATCAAGATGGACGATGGCAAGACTTACCCATTGATCCGTGTTGAAATTTCATCAGATTCACACCCATTCTACACTGGTAAGCAAAAGTTCAATCAAGTAGATGGTGCCGTAGATCGTTTCAACAAGAAATACGGTCTTACAGACAACAAATAA
- the alr gene encoding alanine racemase, with amino-acid sequence MTVGNLRNAQVTVDLAAIYSNIHHAKQRLDDGDDLFQVVKADGYGHGAVQVAEIAEKAGATGFCVAILDEALQLRQAGIRLPVLVLGITDPECAQLAASENISLTVGSIDWLNQAAKLLDTSAFKGRLNIHLALDTGMGRIGFQTADELKAAVGVLNAHSDRMSFEGIFTHFATADSPDDTYFKFQYQNFQDFMAVLDKRPKYVHVANSATSLWHKVCGGNMIRFGIAAYGLNPSGRDITQLPYQLKPGLSVTSEIDFSKLVKKGRSIGYGATYTTDSDQWIGTVPVGYADGIPRAMQGFSVLVDGHKCPIVGRVCMDQFMIRLPHDYPYGTTVTIIGQSGDAQITADDVADYLHTISYEVICGLSPRLRRKYV; translated from the coding sequence ATGACAGTTGGAAATTTACGAAATGCCCAGGTAACTGTTGACCTGGCGGCAATTTATTCAAATATTCACCATGCCAAGCAGCGTTTGGATGACGGAGACGACTTGTTCCAAGTGGTTAAAGCTGACGGTTATGGGCATGGGGCAGTTCAAGTGGCCGAGATTGCTGAAAAAGCGGGCGCCACTGGTTTTTGTGTCGCTATTTTAGATGAAGCTCTCCAACTTCGCCAGGCAGGAATTAGGCTGCCGGTACTGGTATTAGGGATTACTGATCCTGAATGTGCCCAATTAGCGGCTTCCGAAAACATTTCCCTGACTGTCGGTTCGATCGACTGGCTTAATCAAGCTGCCAAATTACTCGACACCAGCGCATTTAAAGGCCGGCTAAACATTCATTTGGCACTGGATACCGGCATGGGTCGAATTGGCTTTCAAACTGCGGATGAGCTTAAAGCTGCCGTTGGGGTTCTCAACGCCCATTCCGATCGGATGAGTTTTGAAGGAATCTTTACCCATTTTGCCACTGCTGACAGTCCTGACGATACCTATTTCAAATTCCAGTACCAGAATTTTCAGGACTTTATGGCAGTTCTTGATAAACGCCCGAAGTATGTTCACGTGGCCAATTCCGCTACCAGCTTGTGGCACAAAGTTTGCGGCGGCAACATGATTCGCTTTGGGATTGCGGCTTATGGCTTGAACCCGTCCGGAAGAGATATTACCCAGCTTCCATATCAGTTGAAACCAGGTTTATCAGTAACCTCCGAAATTGATTTTTCAAAATTAGTTAAAAAGGGCCGCTCAATCGGGTATGGTGCAACCTACACCACTGATAGCGACCAATGGATTGGGACCGTTCCGGTTGGCTATGCCGACGGAATTCCCCGGGCAATGCAGGGCTTTTCAGTCTTGGTTGATGGCCACAAGTGTCCGATCGTTGGTCGAGTTTGCATGGATCAGTTTATGATTCGATTGCCTCATGATTATCCTTACGGCACGACAGTCACCATCATCGGTCAATCGGGTGATGCTCAGATTACTGCCGATGATGTTGCGGATTATCTGCATACCATCAGTTATGAGGTTATTTGTGGCTTGAGTCCGCGATTGCGTCGAAAATATGTATGA
- a CDS encoding type II toxin-antitoxin system PemK/MazF family toxin: MMGGMRVTDVIFKRGDIFYADLSPVIGSEQGGMRPVLIVQNDIGNHYSPTVIVAAITARISKPKMPTHVGILAGNGIERDSVILLEQIRTIDKQRLKDKVTHLDPPIMSKVDKAIKISLGLAKG; this comes from the coding sequence ATGATGGGAGGTATGAGGGTGACTGACGTTATTTTTAAACGTGGAGACATTTTTTATGCTGATCTATCACCAGTTATCGGTTCCGAGCAGGGCGGGATGCGACCGGTCTTGATTGTCCAAAATGATATTGGCAATCATTACAGTCCCACCGTCATTGTTGCCGCAATTACCGCCAGAATTTCCAAACCCAAAATGCCCACACACGTGGGGATCTTGGCTGGAAATGGGATAGAAAGAGATTCAGTTATTTTACTCGAGCAGATCAGAACCATTGATAAGCAGCGATTGAAGGATAAAGTAACCCATCTCGATCCGCCTATTATGAGTAAGGTCGATAAAGCGATAAAGATAAGCTTGGGATTAGCTAAAGGCTAG
- a CDS encoding low molecular weight protein-tyrosine-phosphatase codes for MTNVLFVCLGNICRSPMAEVMFRQMVKDAHLENQITVASAAISTEEHGNPPHPGAIAELAKHGLSVGNKTSTPITKEDFDQADYIIAMDNQNIFYLNQMAPIADRKKIFLCYNIIPDKQGKDIPDPWFDHKFGRTYRQLSETLHEWLDKMKSQLA; via the coding sequence ATGACTAACGTATTATTTGTTTGTCTGGGAAATATCTGCCGTTCGCCCATGGCTGAGGTCATGTTCCGTCAAATGGTGAAGGATGCCCATTTGGAAAATCAAATTACCGTTGCTTCTGCAGCGATTAGTACCGAAGAGCATGGCAATCCGCCTCATCCAGGTGCGATTGCCGAATTAGCCAAACACGGCTTGTCCGTCGGCAATAAAACGTCGACGCCCATCACCAAAGAAGACTTTGATCAGGCTGATTACATTATTGCCATGGATAATCAAAATATCTTTTATCTCAATCAAATGGCCCCAATTGCTGATCGGAAAAAGATTTTCCTTTGCTACAACATTATTCCCGACAAGCAGGGAAAAGATATCCCGGACCCCTGGTTTGACCACAAATTTGGCCGAACTTACCGTCAGTTATCAGAAACCCTGCACGAATGGTTGGATAAAATGAAAAGCCAATTGGCTTAA